The Streptomyces sp. NBC_00576 genome contains the following window.
CCGTCCGCCCGCACCCCTTCTCTTCCTGGACACCACCCCGTCACGCGGACCGGGAACGCTCCTGCCGTCCCCCTTGCTTCGCTCTTCAATTTCCCCCCGTCCGCCCCCGCAGCGCGTGGGCGCCACGTGGAAGGACGACGCGCGCTGTGTCCTCATTGCCCATAGTCCCCATAGCCCCGCCCGCTCCGACGGTCCAGCCCCCTTCCCTGGGCGCCGCGGACTGTCCCGTCGCGGTTTCCCGCGCCTCCTTCTTCTCCCGGTTCCCCGCCGCCCGGCACGCCCGCCGGGTGCTCTGTCTGCTGCCGCTCCTGCTCATCGGGATCTGGGCGGCGGACAACTGGCGGGTCCTGCACGACGGGGCCTGGCAGCTCACCACCGCCGACCCCGGGTGGCTCGCGATCGGGGCCGCGTTCACGTTCCTGTGCTGGGTCTCCGCCGCCTTCGCCCGGCAGGGGGCGATCCCGGAGCGCCTGCCGCCCGGGCTGCTGCTGGCCTCGCAGTTCGCCGCCGGCGCCGCCAACAACGTCCTGCCGGCCGGTCTCGGCGCCCACGCCGTCACGCTGCGCTTCCTGACCGGCCGCGGCATCCCGCTGGCCCGCGCCACCGCGTCCCTCGCCCTGTACTCGCTGGTCAAACCGGTGGCGAAGCTCCTGCTGATCCTCGCGCTCCTGGCGACCTTCCCGACCTCCCTGGGCACCGCCGACCTCCTCCCGGACCAGGGAACACTGCTGCCCATCGTCCTGGGCGTGGCCGCCACGGTGGCCGTCGTGACGCTGGTTCTCGCCTTCGTACGTCCGCTGCGGCGCCCCCTGCTCGACGGTCTGCGCACCGCCCTGACCGACGCGCGGCGGCTGCACACCCGGCCCGTCCGGGTCGCCGCGCTCTGGGGCGGCGCCGCGGGCTTCTCGCTGTGCCAGGCGGCGGTGCTGGCCTGCGTCGGGGCCTCGCTCGGGCTGCCGATCGCCTGGCCGGACGTGCTCTTCGCCTACCTCGCCGCGAGCGCCGCGGTCGGCGCCGTACCCGCGCCGGCCGGGATCGGGCCCGTCGACGCGGCCCTGGTGTTCACGCTGGCCGCGCTGGGCGCCCCGCTGTCCCTGGCCACCGCGACCGTCGTCGGCTTCCGCGTCCTGACGGTCTGGCTGCCGCTGCTGCCGGGCGCCCTCGTGCTGTCGATGCTGGTGCGCGCCAAGGTGCTGTGACACGCGGCGCGGTCAGTCCCGGCGGGCCACCAGGCGGTACGCGTTCGATACTCCCAGGCGGTGCGAGATCGGCCGGACGGCGAAGCGGTCCAGCAGGGTGCCCAGGATCAGGGCCGGGACACCGGCCAGCAGCAGGGCTCCGCGCAGGACGCGGCGCAGGGCGTTCGGGGGGTGCGGCAGCCACGGGAGGTTGTCGCGGGGGGCGGCGTTGTCGAGGGCCAGCCAGACGGCGGCCAGCAGATCGACGGGGTCGTGCGGCTCGGCGTGCTGCTCCAGGACGACGGTGAAGCCCAGGTCGGTGAGCCGCTGCCGGAGATTGTCGACGGGGACGAAGTGCAGATGCTGGGGCTGGAGCCAGGGCAGCCACCACCGGCCGAGCAGCCTGGCGTAGCGGCTGTCGGGATCGGGGACCTCGATCACCAGATGACCGCCGGGGCGGATGGCCTGCCGTGCGGCCTCCAGTTCGAGCGGGGGCTCGGTGCTGTGCTCCAGGTAGTGGAACATGCTGACGACGTCGTAACGGGCTGCGAGTTCGGGGGCCAGTTCGGTGAAGCTCCCCCGGTAGCCGCGCTCGACGCGCCCCGCCCGCTCGGCGAGTTCGGCGCCGTCGGTGAAGTCCAGCCCGTCGAAGGTCGTGCCTGTGTGGACAACCCGGGCGGTTTCGCAGAAGTGGCCGTGGCCGGTGCCGACGTCGAGCCAGTTCTTGGGCGCGTCGTCGAAGGGGAGCAGCGCCCGGGCCCGCTGCTCGTACATTTTCGTGCGGCCCGCGAAGGTGTTGCCGAGTTGCTTCTCGCCGAGTCCGTCGTAGAAGTCCCGGTAGTAGAACTCCAGCCCGGCGGCGCTGAGCCGGGGGTTCTGGAAGGTGTGGCGGCAGTCCTGGCAGCGGTCGAGCACGAACCGTCCGGGCTTGTGCTGGAGCAGGTCGGTGGTCCGCAGCCGCGTCTCCAGCCGGGCCGAGCCGCACCAGGGGCAACGGGTGCGCGGGGGTTCGAAGAACCGGTCGAGGCCGAAGGCCAGGTCGGCCTGGTACGTGGGCCGGACGGCGGCCACCTGCTCGGTCCGGCTCGGAGTGGCCTGTGCTTCCGGTGCGTTGGTCTCGTGCTCGTCGTCACTCATACCGTCTCCTTGGCGGGCGCGCCGATGGCGAGTTGCTCAAGATGGGTGGCCGCCGCGGAGGCACCTCCGGCGGCCCGGAACGCGGCACGGATCCGGCCCGCCGCGAAGCGATAACCGGGCTCGTGCAGTACAGCCTCGATCGCGGCGCCCAGTTTCGGCGCGGTGACCCGCCCGAACCGCACCCGGATACCCGCCCCGGCCGCCACGACCTGCCCGGCGACCACGGGCTGGTCGTCCCGGATGGGCGCGACGACAAGCGGCACCCCGTGCCAGAGGGTCTCGCACACGGTGTTGTGCCCGGCGTGGCAGACGACGGCGTCGACCCGTTCGAGGAGCGGGAGTTGGGGGACGGAGGGGACGATCAGTACGCCTTTCTCGTCCTCCCCGCCCAGGGTGCTTCCGAGTACGCCCGCCGGGTCGACGATCACCGTCTGCATCCGGTCCGCCCGCTCCCGTGCAGCGCTATGACATTCAGTCAGAAAGCGTGCGCCGACATCGGTGTTGGCCGTACCGAGGGTGACGAGGACCGTGGCGCGGGCGGGGTCGAGCCAGTCCCAGGGGAAGCCGGGCGGGGCGGGCCGGTCGGCGACGGACGGGCCGACGTACCGGATCTGGTCGCCCGTCCGGGCGTCGGGGCCGACGAACTCCGGTGTGCTGAAGGCGAGTACGAGGTGCGGGGAGAACCGTGGGTCTGCGGTGCCCGCAGGGTCGCCGACGCGGCTACGGAGGCCCGCGAGGAGCTCGTCCAGCCACTCGGCGACCTTGGGCATGCCGGAGAGTACGTCGGTGAACTCGGCGGAGGTGGTGGCCGAGGTGGCCCACGGCAGGCCCAGGCGCTCGGCGACGAGGCCACCGGCGAGGGCCTGCTGGTCGGCGACGACGACGTCCGGACCGAACTCCCCTATGGCGGCGGCGACTCCGGCGGCCATCTCCTCGGCGAGCGGGGCGAGGAACCGTTCCCAGAGGAACTTCAGCGCCTCGGGCCCACGCATGTCCGGCGGCCGTACGCCGTCACCGGAGCCGGGGACGGGCCCGGCGCACGGGAAGACGGTGGCGTCCTCTCCGGCCAGCCGCCGCACGAGCCCCGGATCGGCGCATGCCCAGGCCGACTCGTGGCCGCGTGAGGCGAGTTCGGCGGTGACCCCGACGGCCGGGTTGATGTGCCCGACGAGCGGCGGCACGACGAACAGGAACCGGCTCACCGCGCTTCCGCCCCCGCCAGCTGAACCGGAGCAGCCGCACCGAGAACGAGCGACAGGATGTGCCCGCCGACCGTCCCCGACGCCTCGACGAGCACCGAGTGTTCGTGCCCCGGCACGACGACGGTCCGGCAGTCGGGCAGCACCGACTCCATCCAGGGCGCCAGTTCGGCGAGGTCCGAGTCACCCCCGTACACGCCGAGTACCGGGCAGCGTACGGAACTTATCTCGTCCTCGGTCAGTACGCGGCTGGCCGGGATGTCCTGGGCGAGGGTGGTCTCGCGGGCCAGTCTGGCGGCGCCCTTGGCGAGGCGGGCGGTGTTCTGGCTGCGGTTGGCGGTGATCCAGGCGATGGCGTCGGCCTCGTTGTGGGCCAGTTGGTGCATGACCCGGCCGAGGATGCCGTCGAGTTTGCCCGCCCAGGCGGCGGTGGCGGGTTCCGACTCGATGAGGGAGACGCCGGCGGCACGCTCGGGGTGGCGGGCCGCGTATCCGAACGCGACCGTCCCGCCGTAGGAGTTGCCGACGAGATGGACCGGGCCGGTCACCTCCAGACGGTCGAGGAGTGCCTCCAGGTCGTCGATGTTGTCGTCGAGGGTGTAGCCGGTGGCGGGGCGGGTGGAGCGGCCGTGGCCGCGCAGGTCGTACATGACGACGTTGATGCCGGAGGCGGCGAACGCGGGTGCCACGGTGAAGTAGTAGCTGGCCAGGCTGTCGGTGAGGAGGCCGTGCACGAGGACGGCGGTGGCGGTGACCGGCCGTCCGCCGCGCGGGCCGATGCGCTGGGCGTGCAGCCTGAGGCCGCCGCCGATGTCGACGATCGCCATGGTCAGCCCGCCTCCGCCGCTTTGAGACTGGCGACGACGTGCTCGACGAGCCGCCCGACGGTGAGTTCGATGATCTCGTCGAACTCCATCCCGGCCAGGAACTCGGCGAAGTTGACCCGGTTGCCGTACTTCTCCTCCAGCAGCCCGGCCAGGGTCACCAGGTCGATGCTCTCCAGCTCCAGATCGCGGTTGAAGGTGGTGTCCATACGGATCTCGACGTCGTCGAGGCCGTACTCGTCGAGGAGGGTCGCGAGCATGCCCGTGAGGTCGGCGAGCACCGCCTCCTCGCCGACGGTTCCGGTCCTTTGCCCGTTGAGGCTCATCGCTCCAACTCCCTTTCCTCGGTGGGTGATCCGGTTGTCCAGGCCACGACGTACTCCCTGTCCGGCAGTCCGGGGGGATTGCCGGTCTGCTCGCAGTGCACGGT
Protein-coding sequences here:
- a CDS encoding lysylphosphatidylglycerol synthase transmembrane domain-containing protein, translated to MSSLPIVPIAPPAPTVQPPSLGAADCPVAVSRASFFSRFPAARHARRVLCLLPLLLIGIWAADNWRVLHDGAWQLTTADPGWLAIGAAFTFLCWVSAAFARQGAIPERLPPGLLLASQFAAGAANNVLPAGLGAHAVTLRFLTGRGIPLARATASLALYSLVKPVAKLLLILALLATFPTSLGTADLLPDQGTLLPIVLGVAATVAVVTLVLAFVRPLRRPLLDGLRTALTDARRLHTRPVRVAALWGGAAGFSLCQAAVLACVGASLGLPIAWPDVLFAYLAASAAVGAVPAPAGIGPVDAALVFTLAALGAPLSLATATVVGFRVLTVWLPLLPGALVLSMLVRAKVL
- a CDS encoding class I SAM-dependent methyltransferase yields the protein MSDDEHETNAPEAQATPSRTEQVAAVRPTYQADLAFGLDRFFEPPRTRCPWCGSARLETRLRTTDLLQHKPGRFVLDRCQDCRHTFQNPRLSAAGLEFYYRDFYDGLGEKQLGNTFAGRTKMYEQRARALLPFDDAPKNWLDVGTGHGHFCETARVVHTGTTFDGLDFTDGAELAERAGRVERGYRGSFTELAPELAARYDVVSMFHYLEHSTEPPLELEAARQAIRPGGHLVIEVPDPDSRYARLLGRWWLPWLQPQHLHFVPVDNLRQRLTDLGFTVVLEQHAEPHDPVDLLAAVWLALDNAAPRDNLPWLPHPPNALRRVLRGALLLAGVPALILGTLLDRFAVRPISHRLGVSNAYRLVARRD
- a CDS encoding alpha/beta fold hydrolase, coding for MAIVDIGGGLRLHAQRIGPRGGRPVTATAVLVHGLLTDSLASYYFTVAPAFAASGINVVMYDLRGHGRSTRPATGYTLDDNIDDLEALLDRLEVTGPVHLVGNSYGGTVAFGYAARHPERAAGVSLIESEPATAAWAGKLDGILGRVMHQLAHNEADAIAWITANRSQNTARLAKGAARLARETTLAQDIPASRVLTEDEISSVRCPVLGVYGGDSDLAELAPWMESVLPDCRTVVVPGHEHSVLVEASGTVGGHILSLVLGAAAPVQLAGAEAR
- a CDS encoding glycosyltransferase; protein product: MSRFLFVVPPLVGHINPAVGVTAELASRGHESAWACADPGLVRRLAGEDATVFPCAGPVPGSGDGVRPPDMRGPEALKFLWERFLAPLAEEMAAGVAAAIGEFGPDVVVADQQALAGGLVAERLGLPWATSATTSAEFTDVLSGMPKVAEWLDELLAGLRSRVGDPAGTADPRFSPHLVLAFSTPEFVGPDARTGDQIRYVGPSVADRPAPPGFPWDWLDPARATVLVTLGTANTDVGARFLTECHSAARERADRMQTVIVDPAGVLGSTLGGEDEKGVLIVPSVPQLPLLERVDAVVCHAGHNTVCETLWHGVPLVVAPIRDDQPVVAGQVVAAGAGIRVRFGRVTAPKLGAAIEAVLHEPGYRFAAGRIRAAFRAAGGASAAATHLEQLAIGAPAKETV
- a CDS encoding acyl carrier protein, with protein sequence MSLNGQRTGTVGEEAVLADLTGMLATLLDEYGLDDVEIRMDTTFNRDLELESIDLVTLAGLLEEKYGNRVNFAEFLAGMEFDEIIELTVGRLVEHVVASLKAAEAG